One genomic window of Cercospora beticola chromosome 5, complete sequence includes the following:
- a CDS encoding uncharacterized protein (antiSMASH:Cluster_12), which yields MRSSYAFCSLTLFLGEATCKPRAKHNGRNRLSASINVRCNKAADGTQPNLSTPSFGSRGIVFTVCTEREIEAPIELVYNTTVDFHNYPAWNSFVIKVDPTPGYSLDTMPPPINTIMIFTNQGLVPGTNDTVQSTEQLSFADANVDGNSLVAISAWKSYEQAEHPNILTDLGNGRTRYVSYDSFYYDISQQSLPLKDALQRLFDQQGDELKAFVEAE from the coding sequence ATGCGCAGCTCCTACGCTTTTTGCTCGCTCACACTGTTTCTGGGCGAAGCAACTTGCAAGCCTCGAGCCAAGCACAATGGACGCAATAGACTCAGTGCGTCCATCAACGTGCGCTGTAACAAGGCCGCCGATGGCACTCAACCAAATTTAAGCACGCCCTCGTTCGGCTCGAGAGGGATCGTCTTCACAGTCTGCACAGAGCGAGAAATCGAAGCACCGATTGAACTCGTCTACAACACGACTGTTGACTTCCACAACTACCCTGCCTGGAATTCTTTTGTGATCAAAGTCGATCCGACACCAGGATATTCCTTAGACACAATGCCGCCTCCAATCAACACAATCATGATCTTCACCAACCAGGGCTTGGTTCCAGGTACCAATGACACAGTACAAAGTACTGAGCAACTGTCATTCGCAGACGCCAATGTCGACGGCAATAGTCTGGTAGCGATCAGTGCATGGAAGTCGTATGAGCAGGCTGAGCACCCTAACATCTTGACTGATTTGGGGAATGGCAGAACGAGATATGTCAGCTATGATTCATTCTACTACGACATCAGTCAGCAGTCTTTGCCGTTAAAAGACGCTCTGCAGCGTTTATTTGATCAGCAAGGGGATGAATTGAAGGCGTTCGTGGAAGCAGAATAG
- a CDS encoding uncharacterized protein (antiSMASH:Cluster_12) encodes MAAVATRSSTTTANSPHLSTKSQTASPRSNRNSLQAPDILKKEPSEKSETSVPTIKQPEAEPENKDSAATGANAPLAPPPKPTQNGDGDYFGVSSNGSHLTKEPNPFESAFGNPAETPGKTQLPGVTSLTSPASLIPGNTPGWPGSLRSGPLSPAMLTGPTSSNDYFNSDHHFAGSFPTPNESSLRTGLTPGGGGSMFPQPSPNSQALFSSLQSGGATPGTLDFHRTAMTARAQTSQNTYGLGQPATSQAQQNPNIQPDLDSKPYNPNGQSAAQDNQDPFGSHQSNEAANGLFMLAQAGGQQQQQRNATSYPMSQQQGYQQGMQDQRGNKGSIGSNMSGSTEHADQYSEEDNKANVRNARGKKGAAGKGAANGKRKNDEGSSKQGANKKARASTQSEEPEDMDDMSPEAEEMGKDGKKMTDEEKRKNFLERNRVAALKCRQRKKQWLANLQQKVEIFSTENDALAATVTQLREEIVGLKTLLLAHKDCPVSQAQGISGMAMQQIAGDTQHYANPYGMAMGQGGPGMPQQGQMAQAQMQRS; translated from the exons ATGGCCGCAGTCGCTACTCGATCATCAACAACGACTGCCAATTCACCACACCTGAGCACGAAGAGCCAGACTGCATCGCCGCGTTCTAATCGCAATTCGTTGCAGGCGCCAG ACATCTTGAAGAAAGAGCCATCCGAGAAGTCGG AGACATCGGTCCCTACGATCAAGCAGCCTGAAGCAGAGCCCGAAAACAAAGACTCTGCTGCTACTGGTGCCAATGCGCCGCTCGCCCCACCGCCCAAACCCACCCAGAACGGCGACGGCGATTATTTTGGTGTGTCGAGCAACGGATCCCATCTGACCAAGGAGCCCAATCCATTCGAGAGCGCATTTGGCAACCCCGCAGAGACACCAGGCAAGACGCAACTTCCAGGCGTGACCAGTCTCACATCGCCAGCGTCGCTCATTCCTGGCAACACGCCCGGCTGGCCCGGTTCCCTTCGCTCAGGCCCTCTCAGTCCGGCTATGCTCACCGGACCGACCAGCTCCAACGACTACTTCAACAGCGACCATCACTTCGCTGGTAGTTTCCCGACTCCGAACGAATCTTCGCTTCGAACTGGTTTGACGCCCGGCGGTGGCGGGTCTATGTTCCCACAGCCATCGCCAAATTCACAGGCCCTTTTCAGCAGCTTACAGAGTGGAGGTGCCACGCCTGGCACTCTTGATTTCCACCGAACCGCGATGACTGCCCGTGCTCAGACCTCTCAGAATACCTACGGCCTCGGTCAACCCGCGACATCGCAAGCGCAACAGAACCCGAACATTCAGCCAGATCTTGACAGCAAGCCCTACAACCCGAACGGTCAGAGCGCAGCGCAAGATAACCAAGATCCGTTTGGATCTCACCAAAGCAACGAGGCCGCGAACGGTCTATTCATGTTGGCGCAGGCTGgcggtcagcagcagcaacaacgaaACGCGACCAGCTACCCGATGTCACAGCAACAGGGCTACCAACAAGGCATGCAAGACCAGCGAGGCAACAAGGGCAGCATTGGTAGCAACATGTCCGGTAGCACCGAGCATGCTGACCAATACTCGGAAGAAGACAACAAGGCCAACGTGCGCAACGCTCGTGGCAAGAAGGGTGCCGCTGGTAAGGGTGCGGCCAATGGCAAGAGAAAGAATGACGAGGGTTCATCGAAGCAAGGTGCCAACAAGAAGGCGCGTGCTAGCACACAGTCGGAAGAGCCCGAAGACATGGACGACATGAGCCCCGAAGCCGAGGAGATgggcaaggatggcaagaagatgaCAGATGAGGAGAAGCGTAAGAACTTCTTGGAGCGCAATCG TGTCGCCGCCCTCAAATGCCGACAGCGGAAGAAGCAATGGCTGGCTAACCTCCAGCAAAAAGTCGAGATCTTCAGCACTGAAAACGATGCACTGGCTGCTACCGTTACTCAGCTACGCGAGGAAATTGTTGGGCTCAAGACTCTCCTGCTGGCGCACAAAGACTGCCCAGTGTCGCAAGCACAAGGCATCTCTGGCATGGCCATGCAACAAATCGCCGGCGATACTCAACATTATGCCAATCCATATGGCATGGCCATGGGCCAAGGCGGCCCCGGAATGCCGCAACAAGGTCAGATGGCGCAAGCGCAGATGCAGAGGAG CTAG